In Prunus dulcis chromosome 1, ALMONDv2, whole genome shotgun sequence, the following are encoded in one genomic region:
- the LOC117614989 gene encoding mediator of RNA polymerase II transcription subunit 8, whose amino-acid sequence MKNASWSKSNSVFQSLSLAHDSQATMAAMEGVVQNQPPQPQQQQPPQAMAVERLNDAVQQQLNLESVKTRAISLFKAISRILDDLNAYAYANTTPKWQDILSQYSMVNLELFNIVDEIKKVSKAFVVHPKNVNAENSTVLPVMLSSKLLPEMEVEDNAKREQLLHGLQSLPIGSQIEKLKARIDMIGAACESAEKVLADTRKAYCFGTRQGIPIVPTLDKAQAAKIQEQENLLRAAVNLGDGLRLPVDQRQNTTALPMHLVDVLTVGDGAQPFAETSGMYLKNTPVSSSNLAAQSPLMQVSGSQLMGRPAASPGGTSVSNFDNTTTSPLPYANSPRSSTNMMNTPSPQQQSQQQKQQQQQQQQQKLMQLPQHQQQQLLAQQQFRQSAMQGLGQNQLQQLHDLQGTQKFQSLHGQHQMQFSQPLGHQQFQGRQLPSGHVQHGIGQNQLNPGNQMNRHLGQFSGAANSALFNAAQTTPSQMIPNISATMPSQSLLPRMQFELSGNNPQRSHASQMLSDQMFNMGAANTSGMMPIQQQQQQQQQQQQHGSQGAFGNIPPNAQNLQPNMVALQGTPQNHPNFGQQRQQNQQ is encoded by the exons ATGAAAAATGCTTCATGGAGCAAATCAAATAGCGTCTTTCAATCTCTCTCACTCGCTCATGATTCTCAAGCAACAATGGCAGCCATGGAAGGCGTGGTACAGAACCAACCTCCTCAGCCCCAACAGCAACAACCACCGCAAGCCATGGCGGTAGAGAGGCTAAACGACGCCGTGCAGCAACAGCTGAACCTAGAGTCCGTCAAGACCCGAGCTATCAGTCTCTTCAAAGCTATCTCTCGCATTCTCGACGACCTCAACGCCTACGCTTACGCCAACACAACTCCCAAATGGCAAGACATTTTGAGCCAATACTCCATGGTCAATCTCGAGCTCTTCAATATCGTCGATGAAATCAAGAAGGTCTCCAAGGCCTTCGTGGTTCATCCCAAGAATGTGAACGCTGAAAACTCTACAGTGTTACCCGTGATGCTGTCCTCGAAGCTATTGCCTGAGATGGAGGTTGAAGACAATGCCAAGAGAGAGCAATTGCTTCATGGTTTGCAGAGCCTCCCCATAGGTTCGCAAATTGAGAAGCTGAAG GCAAGGATTGATATGATTGGAGCAGCTTGTGAAAGTGCTGAGAAAGTATTGGCTGATACTCGTAAAGCTTACTGCTTTGGAACTCGTCAAGGCATACCTATTGTTCCTACTCTGGACAAGGCTCAGGCTGCCAAAATTCAAGAGCAAGAAAATCTTCTCCGTGCTGCTGTTAATTTGGGCGACG GATTGAGGTTACCTGTAGACCAAAGACAGAATACAACTGCACTTCCAATGCATCTGGTAGATGTGCTCACTGTAGGTGATGGAGCTCAGCCTTTTGCCGAAACTTCTG GTATGTACTTAAAGAATACCCCTGTATCATCAAGTAACTTGGCCGCTCAGAGCCCTTTGATGCAG GTTTCTGGATCACAACTAATGGGAAGACCGGCTGCATCTCCTGGTGGTACCAGTGTTTCAAACTTTGATAACACAACGACATCTCCACTGCCGTATGCCAACTCACCAAGGTCGAGCACAAACATGATGAATACGCCATCCCCTCAACAACAAAGCCAACAACAgaagcaacaacaacagcagcaacagcagcaaaAATTGATGCAATTACCTCAgcatcagcagcagcaactCCTTGCTCAGCAACAATTTAGGCAATCTGCAATGCAAGGACTAGGGCAA AACCAACTGCAACAGCTGCATGATTTGCAGGGCACGCAGAAGTTTCAGTCG ttacACGGACAACATCAAATGCAATTTTCTCAGCCTCTGGGGCACCAGCAATTTCAGGGTAGGCAGTTGCCTTCTGGACACGTTCAACATGGCATTGGTCAAAACCAACTTAATCCAGGAAATCAAATGAATCGTCATCTTGGCCAGTTTTCTGGCGCTGCAAATAGTGCACTATTTAATGCTGCTCAGACGACACCGAGTCAAATG ATACCAAACATTTCGGCCACTATGCCCTCACAATCACTTCTGCCTCGAATGCAG TTTGAATTGTCTGGTAACAATCCCCAGAGAAGCCATGCTTCCCAAATGTTGAGTGATCAGA TGTTTAACATGGGAGCAGCAAATACTAGTGGTATGATGCCTatacagcagcagcagcagcagcagcagcagcaacagcagcacGGTTCGCAAGGTGCATTCGGAAACATTCCACCAAATGCTCAGAATCTTCAGCCTAATATGGTAGCACTTCAGGGCACACCACAGAATCATCCCAATTTTGGCCAACAGAGACAGCAAAATCAGCAATAA
- the LOC117615806 gene encoding uncharacterized protein LOC117615806 — MDTDGDGRISYAEFNDFVQQSGYYWILHSDPNLFAKLDRNRDGGLDLQEVLTFYYIIKTRYITCQGCRAHLCGLYFTCVECFDGGAANYHNHHQYPTYDLCAACYGNANYIHQHSYFLDNHVLLRSKRGPPHAPPNLAMAVAEQNPLVNITNNYYVNQAAPQIQRNRWYQAFQTLETALSISALASNCTIM, encoded by the exons ATGGATACAGACGGTGATGGCAGAATCAGCTACGCCGAGTTCAACGACTTCGTTCAACAAAGTGGATACTATTGGATCCTCCATAGTGACCCCAACTTGTTCGCTAAACTTGACCGCAATCGTGACGGTGGCCTAGATTTGCAGGAAGTACTTACGTTCTACTATATCATCAAAACAAGGTACATCACCTGCCAAGGCTGCCGAGCACACCTTTGTGGCTTGTATTTTACGTGCGTTGAGTGCTTTGATGGAGGAGCAGCTAATtatcataatcatcatcagTATCCAACGTATGACCTGTGTGCTGCTTGCTATGGTAATGCCAACTACATTCACCAGCACTCATACTTCTTGGATAACCACGTTTTGCTACGCTCCAAAAGAGGCCCTCCTCATGCTCCGCCAAATCTTGCCATG GCAGTCGCTGAACAGAATCCTCTGGTGAATATTACTAATAATTACTACGTCAATCAAGCTGCGCCTCAAATTCAAAGG AATAGATGGTACCAAGCATTTCAAACATTAGAGACGGCTCTTTCTATTTCAGCTTTGGCTTCCAACTGCACAATTATGTGA
- the LOC117614508 gene encoding uncharacterized protein LOC117614508 — protein sequence MEMEELHAAALAYYSNGSPELQRLAWSFFQSMDTNNDGRISSSEFYEFLQQSGYGWIVNDPSFFTKLDRNGDGGLDFYEVLTFYYIVKTRNILCQGCRVYLCGLYFTCVACFDVGAGHHQGTYDLCAACYGVKNFYHHHTYFLDNHVLLRSKRGLPPCASPDLNKAMTPVPQPLVIYNSYYFQAPERNKWFQAYRLFEIAVAAASIAANCTIM from the exons ATGGAAATGGAAGAACTACATGCAGCAGCCTTAGCCTACTATTCCAATGGTTCTCCCGAACTTCAGCGTCTGGCATGGTCTTTCTTCCAATCCATGGACACAAACAACGATGGCCGAATCAGCTCCTCAGAGTTTTATGAATTTCTGCAGCAAAGCGGCTACGGCTGGATTGTTAACGACCCCAGTTTCTTCACGAAACTAGATCGAAATGGCGACGGTGGCCTGGATTTCTACGAAGTGCTCACCTTCTACTACATCGTCAAAACGAGGAACATCTTGTGCCAAGGGTGTAGAGTGTACCTTTGTGGCTTGTATTTCACCTGCGTTGCTTGCTTTGATGTAGGAGCTGGCCATCATCAGGGCACCTATGATCTCTGTGCTGCCTGCTACGGCGTCAAGAATTTTTATCACCACCATACGTATTTCTTGGATAACCATGTCTTGCTGCGATCCAAAAGAGGCCTTCCTCCTTGTGCTAGCCCCGATCTCAACAAG GCAATGACGCCAGTTCCACAGCCTCTGGTGATTTATAACAGTTACTACTTTCAAGCACCTGAAAGG AATAAATGGTTTCAAGCATATCGTCTCTTTGAGattgctgttgctgctgcaaGTATTGCTGCCAATTGTACAATTATGTAA